One Alkalicoccus halolimnae DNA segment encodes these proteins:
- a CDS encoding DUF1516 family protein, which translates to MGIYQIFLHSHSLFWLLGVILFVLIAVFYRQGKAKPAKIMHMILRLFYILLLVTGIGMVIMNFYWATAVKGLLAFWLIYTMELIATRSGKGTLTGSTKKSFWIQFVIALVLVLVFGFGVTG; encoded by the coding sequence ATGGGGATTTATCAAATTTTTCTTCATTCACATTCGCTGTTCTGGCTGCTCGGTGTCATTTTGTTCGTGCTGATTGCGGTATTCTACCGTCAAGGCAAAGCAAAACCGGCAAAGATCATGCACATGATTCTGCGATTGTTTTATATTCTGCTGCTCGTCACCGGAATAGGCATGGTTATTATGAACTTCTACTGGGCGACAGCGGTTAAAGGCCTGCTCGCATTCTGGCTCATTTATACGATGGAGCTGATTGCCACGCGCTCAGGCAAAGGAACGCTGACTGGTTCAACGAAGAAATCATTTTGGATTCAGTTTGTGATTGCACTTGTTCTTGTACTTGTATTTGGATTTGGTGTAACAGGCTGA
- the pstB gene encoding phosphate ABC transporter ATP-binding protein PstB: MKSAMVQPENEKRPEAPAPEEKKAVFATESLNLWYGDTHALTDINMEQKENEVTAIIGPSGCGKSTYIKTLNRMVEMNPEVKVSGKIFYRGDNIYDRRFPVEELRTRVGMVFQKPNPFPKTVFENVAYGPKIHGIRDKKILAEIVENSLKGAAIWEEVKDRLNENAFGLSGGQQQRLCIARCLAIEPDVILMDEPTSALDPKSTLKVEELVRELKTKYSIMIVTHNMQQAARISDRTAFFLNGEVVEFDHTDKIFSNPEDERTEGYITGRFG, from the coding sequence ATGAAAAGCGCAATGGTACAGCCAGAGAACGAAAAACGTCCGGAGGCCCCGGCCCCGGAGGAGAAAAAAGCAGTATTTGCCACAGAGTCATTGAATTTGTGGTATGGGGACACACACGCGTTAACAGATATCAACATGGAACAGAAGGAAAACGAAGTAACAGCGATTATCGGACCGTCCGGGTGCGGAAAATCAACGTATATTAAAACGTTAAACCGGATGGTGGAAATGAATCCTGAAGTGAAAGTTTCCGGCAAAATCTTCTACCGCGGGGACAATATTTACGACCGCCGTTTTCCGGTGGAAGAGCTTCGCACCCGCGTCGGCATGGTTTTCCAGAAGCCGAACCCATTTCCGAAAACGGTTTTTGAAAATGTTGCTTACGGACCGAAAATCCACGGAATCCGCGACAAAAAAATCCTCGCTGAGATTGTAGAGAACAGCCTGAAAGGGGCTGCAATCTGGGAGGAAGTAAAAGACCGTCTCAATGAAAATGCGTTTGGTCTTTCCGGGGGCCAGCAGCAGCGGCTTTGTATCGCCCGCTGCCTTGCGATCGAACCGGATGTTATTTTAATGGACGAACCGACTTCCGCTCTTGACCCTAAATCAACACTGAAAGTAGAAGAACTTGTCCGGGAGCTGAAGACCAAATATTCGATCATGATCGTGACGCATAACATGCAGCAGGCTGCGCGTATTTCAGACCGGACGGCGTTTTTCCTCAATGGTGAAGTTGTCGAATTTGATCATACCGATAAAATTTTCTCGAACCCGGAAGATGAGCGCACCGAAGGCTATATCACCGGCCGGTTCGGATAA
- a CDS encoding CueP family metal-binding protein, which translates to MNGKLISIIGFTALSLGLLVFVFSSNGGTEDVRELVEGYSAGTLNAEAASISSHDLMVKGSGGSQTTYDTSEEEFFVSIAPYVDETHPUSIHNLTGCQGELAGEEFEVLIKDADGKTFIDETMTAPDHGFLDLWLPRDETYHIAIGHDGKTTGGEISTYEGDDTCITTMQLS; encoded by the coding sequence ATGAATGGAAAACTTATTTCAATAATTGGGTTTACTGCTCTTTCACTCGGGCTGCTCGTTTTTGTTTTCTCCAGCAACGGCGGAACCGAAGACGTACGGGAGCTTGTAGAAGGGTACAGCGCCGGGACTCTCAACGCCGAGGCCGCTTCTATTTCCTCCCACGATCTGATGGTAAAAGGCAGCGGTGGATCGCAGACAACCTATGACACGTCTGAAGAGGAATTTTTTGTTTCCATCGCTCCTTACGTGGACGAAACCCATCCGTGAAGCATTCATAACCTGACAGGTTGTCAGGGAGAGCTTGCAGGAGAAGAGTTTGAGGTCCTGATTAAAGATGCCGATGGAAAGACTTTTATAGACGAGACGATGACAGCTCCCGACCACGGTTTTCTTGACCTGTGGCTGCCCCGCGACGAAACCTACCACATCGCGATCGGGCACGATGGGAAAACAACCGGGGGAGAAATTTCCACTTATGAAGGAGACGATACGTGCATTACTACAATGCAGCTTTCGTAA
- a CDS encoding MBL fold metallo-hydrolase codes for MKISVAGYWGAYPEKDGATSCFVLESEGEVMLLDCGSGAVSALPHITPLEDITDVVVSHRHHDHTADLGALVYSRIVAMELENSDESLNFHVPKAEKDFFEVFNKEPFSKVETYEETDQLTCGSVTLSFMKTDHPVPCMAVRLQEEKRSIVYTADTVYSPELAAFSEGADLIIAECSFYKGQDAARYGHMSSTDAGRLAEEADAGELWLTHLPHFGNHNDLIREAEGEYSGYVQLAFRGLSKEYEENTR; via the coding sequence ATGAAAATATCAGTAGCAGGTTACTGGGGAGCCTACCCGGAAAAAGACGGGGCTACGAGCTGCTTTGTACTGGAGTCAGAAGGAGAAGTAATGCTGCTGGACTGTGGAAGCGGGGCCGTATCTGCGCTGCCCCACATTACTCCGCTCGAGGACATCACAGATGTAGTCGTCAGCCACAGGCACCATGACCATACCGCTGATCTTGGTGCTCTCGTATACAGCCGGATCGTCGCGATGGAACTCGAAAACTCGGATGAATCGCTGAATTTTCACGTTCCGAAAGCAGAAAAGGATTTTTTTGAAGTGTTTAATAAAGAACCTTTTTCGAAAGTGGAAACTTATGAGGAAACAGACCAGCTCACATGCGGCAGCGTAACGCTTTCCTTCATGAAAACGGATCATCCTGTCCCGTGCATGGCGGTCAGGCTTCAGGAAGAAAAAAGGTCCATTGTATATACAGCTGATACGGTATACAGTCCGGAGCTGGCTGCTTTTAGTGAAGGGGCCGATCTTATTATCGCGGAGTGCAGTTTTTATAAAGGGCAGGACGCCGCCCGGTACGGCCATATGTCGAGCACTGACGCCGGCCGTCTCGCAGAAGAGGCGGATGCCGGGGAACTGTGGCTGACGCATCTGCCGCACTTCGGCAATCATAACGATCTGATCAGGGAAGCAGAAGGAGAGTACTCCGGCTATGTCCAGCTCGCTTTCCGCGGCCTGTCAAAAGAATATGAAGAAAACACGCGCTGA
- the rpmA gene encoding 50S ribosomal protein L27 — MFLKLDLQFFAQKKGVGSTKNGRDSISKRLGAKRSDGQSVTGGSILVRQRGTRVYPGVNVGIGGDDTLFAKVDGVVKFERVGRDRKRVSVYPEAQEA; from the coding sequence ATGTTCTTGAAGCTGGATCTTCAATTTTTCGCCCAGAAAAAAGGTGTAGGTAGTACGAAGAACGGACGTGACTCCATTTCCAAGCGTCTTGGTGCCAAGCGCTCGGACGGACAGTCTGTTACAGGCGGTTCTATCCTCGTGCGTCAGCGCGGGACTCGCGTTTACCCTGGTGTAAACGTAGGAATTGGTGGAGACGATACACTATTTGCAAAAGTGGACGGTGTTGTTAAGTTTGAACGCGTCGGACGTGACCGCAAGCGAGTGAGCGTCTACCCGGAAGCACAGGAAGCATAA
- the rplU gene encoding 50S ribosomal protein L21: MYAIIETGGKQVKVTEGQEVYVEKLDVEAGATVTFDRVILVGGEETKVGSPIIDGATVTGKVEKNGRGKKLTVFKYKAKKNYRRKQGHRQPYTKVTIDKIDA; this comes from the coding sequence ATGTACGCAATTATTGAAACTGGTGGAAAACAAGTAAAAGTAACGGAAGGTCAGGAAGTATACGTAGAAAAGCTTGACGTAGAAGCTGGAGCTACTGTAACTTTTGACCGGGTAATTCTTGTAGGCGGTGAAGAAACAAAGGTAGGTTCTCCTATCATCGACGGAGCTACAGTAACTGGTAAAGTCGAAAAGAACGGCCGCGGCAAGAAATTGACGGTATTCAAGTATAAAGCGAAGAAGAACTATCGCCGCAAACAGGGTCATCGTCAGCCTTACACAAAAGTAACGATCGACAAGATCGACGCGTAA
- a CDS encoding response regulator transcription factor — MAETGAILIIESDKNIRWELETSFQDAGFETWTAESRREALKVILHLHPEGIVLSTDLRDGSGFELCREIRQKQDWTPLIMLTEKQDELDCVLSLELGADDYMAKPVKQKELTARMKAVLRRGRMCCQEKPKKMVPGLLQNGDLEVDSTQYAVSMKGKWIDLTRKEFDLLVFMMKNTDTSFTRKELLQGLSENGMETDERIVDVFISRIRQKIEPNKRNPAYIKTVRGVGYMMRSLPVPALK; from the coding sequence ATGGCAGAGACAGGAGCAATTTTGATTATTGAGTCTGATAAGAATATCCGCTGGGAACTGGAAACGTCCTTTCAGGATGCGGGTTTCGAAACGTGGACGGCGGAAAGCCGCAGAGAAGCGTTGAAGGTCATTTTGCATCTCCATCCGGAAGGGATCGTTCTTTCCACAGACCTGCGTGATGGCAGTGGATTTGAGCTTTGCAGGGAAATCCGCCAGAAACAGGACTGGACGCCGCTGATTATGCTTACAGAGAAACAGGACGAGCTGGACTGTGTGCTGAGCCTGGAGCTTGGAGCCGATGACTACATGGCGAAGCCGGTAAAGCAGAAGGAGCTTACGGCAAGAATGAAGGCCGTCCTCCGCCGCGGCCGGATGTGCTGCCAGGAGAAGCCGAAAAAAATGGTGCCCGGCCTGCTTCAAAATGGGGATCTCGAGGTGGACAGCACGCAGTACGCGGTGTCGATGAAAGGGAAATGGATTGACCTGACACGTAAAGAATTCGATCTGCTCGTCTTTATGATGAAGAATACGGATACGTCTTTCACAAGAAAAGAACTGCTGCAGGGCCTATCCGAAAACGGCATGGAGACTGATGAACGCATTGTCGATGTTTTTATCAGCCGTATCCGTCAGAAGATCGAACCAAACAAACGAAATCCCGCCTATATCAAAACGGTCAGGGGCGTCGGCTACATGATGCGCTCTCTGCCGGTGCCGGCGCTGAAATAA
- a CDS encoding ribosomal-processing cysteine protease Prp — protein MIHIRFNRNDEGEITSFRMSGHAESGPYGYDLVCAGASAVSFGLVNAVYELAGTKLELDMEGEGGFLYAEVPDGLSEAVQSRIQLLLEGMLVSFLTMEEQYGEFISVKS, from the coding sequence ATGATTCACATCCGATTTAACCGGAATGATGAAGGAGAAATAACATCGTTTCGTATGAGCGGTCACGCCGAATCAGGTCCTTATGGATACGATCTCGTCTGTGCCGGAGCATCAGCTGTTTCTTTCGGCCTCGTAAACGCTGTTTATGAACTGGCAGGAACGAAACTCGAGCTCGACATGGAAGGCGAAGGCGGCTTTTTATACGCTGAAGTTCCAGACGGACTTTCAGAAGCGGTGCAAAGCAGAATTCAATTATTACTCGAAGGAATGCTCGTGTCGTTTTTAACGATGGAGGAGCAGTACGGAGAGTTTATATCTGTAAAATCTTAA
- the ald gene encoding alanine dehydrogenase, giving the protein MIIGIPREIKNNENRVALTPAGVITLVQEGHELIVENGAGVESGFVDSDYRQAGARIYESASDIWNTAEMIMKVKEPLEEEYLYFREGLILFTYLHLAAVPKLAEALTKSGVTAIAYETVEVDHTLPLLTPMSEVAGRMASQIGAQFLEKSKGGSGVLLSGIPGVKRGKVTIIGGGVVGTNAAKIAMGLGADVTIIDLSPERLRQLDDLFGAEINTLMSNPLNIAQAVKESDLLIGAVLITGAKAPRLVTEEMVKTMHPGSVIVDVAIDQGGIVETIDHITTHDEPTYTKHGVVHYAVANMPGAVPRTSTLGLTNVTVPYASLIAGKGLKEALKLSPALLKGVNTAAGSITYEAVADDLSYEYVPPEKALKL; this is encoded by the coding sequence ATGATCATAGGTATTCCGAGAGAAATAAAAAACAACGAAAACCGGGTGGCCCTTACGCCTGCCGGGGTTATTACGCTCGTACAGGAAGGTCATGAATTAATTGTAGAAAACGGTGCCGGTGTAGAAAGTGGTTTTGTGGACAGCGATTACAGGCAGGCGGGTGCCCGGATATACGAAAGTGCCTCCGATATCTGGAACACTGCTGAGATGATTATGAAAGTGAAAGAACCTCTCGAAGAAGAATATCTTTATTTCCGCGAAGGATTAATACTCTTTACCTATCTCCATCTTGCTGCGGTGCCGAAACTGGCAGAAGCCCTCACAAAAAGCGGTGTTACCGCGATTGCCTATGAAACGGTGGAAGTCGATCATACACTGCCGCTGCTGACACCGATGAGCGAAGTCGCCGGGCGCATGGCTTCCCAGATCGGAGCCCAGTTTTTAGAAAAATCAAAAGGCGGGAGCGGCGTCCTGCTTTCCGGAATTCCGGGCGTAAAACGTGGAAAAGTAACGATTATCGGCGGCGGGGTAGTCGGCACGAATGCAGCTAAAATAGCTATGGGGCTCGGTGCTGACGTGACGATTATCGATCTCAGCCCGGAGCGGCTGCGCCAGCTTGATGATTTATTCGGTGCCGAAATCAATACGCTCATGAGCAATCCGCTGAACATCGCCCAGGCAGTTAAGGAATCCGACCTGCTCATCGGCGCTGTCCTCATCACTGGTGCGAAAGCTCCCCGGCTTGTGACAGAAGAAATGGTCAAAACGATGCACCCTGGCTCGGTGATCGTCGATGTCGCCATCGATCAGGGCGGTATCGTGGAAACGATCGACCATATTACGACCCATGATGAGCCGACCTATACGAAGCACGGAGTCGTCCACTACGCTGTAGCCAATATGCCGGGAGCCGTGCCGCGTACGTCCACCCTCGGACTTACAAACGTCACCGTTCCCTACGCTTCCCTCATTGCCGGGAAAGGCTTGAAAGAAGCGCTGAAACTCTCTCCTGCCCTGCTGAAGGGAGTCAATACCGCAGCCGGCTCCATCACGTACGAAGCCGTGGCAGACGACCTCAGCTATGAATACGTACCTCCGGAAAAAGCACTGAAACTTTAG
- a CDS encoding substrate-binding domain-containing protein — translation MKKYALSFMAVGSMAVFAACGGNEEASGDENTTSGNAANEEASGDESSNGGNEEASESESSEEISGSVTIDGSGTVYPLMSRIAEEYMTEENPNVSVEVSRAGTSAGMQRYVQGETDLSNASRTVSDEEMEEMEANGVESQEFPVALDGMTIVLHPDNDWATEMTVEEVESLFISGAIDGDDEVMWSDINSEWPDEEVNQYGPNENHGTYEFFVEELIDEQDLVDGINLQQDYSTLVELVSEDENAIGFFGFGYYEGNTDSLGVVSIDFGEGNITPSLDNIDLEGDYAPYTRQVFTNLNLNAASENPAVKDFARYVFEVGGELAPETGFAPLPEEELDEYQEEVEAIE, via the coding sequence ATGAAAAAGTATGCACTAAGTTTTATGGCAGTCGGATCTATGGCAGTATTTGCTGCGTGCGGAGGCAACGAAGAAGCATCCGGGGATGAAAACACGACCAGCGGAAACGCAGCCAATGAAGAAGCATCCGGGGACGAAAGTTCAAACGGAGGCAACGAAGAAGCATCCGAGAGCGAGAGTTCAGAAGAAATAAGCGGCAGTGTAACCATCGACGGTTCTGGAACTGTGTATCCGCTAATGTCACGCATCGCTGAAGAATATATGACAGAGGAAAATCCAAACGTCAGTGTCGAAGTGAGCCGTGCCGGTACGAGTGCAGGCATGCAGCGTTACGTGCAGGGAGAAACAGATCTTTCTAACGCGTCGCGTACTGTATCAGACGAGGAAATGGAAGAGATGGAAGCTAACGGAGTCGAATCTCAGGAATTTCCAGTTGCGCTTGATGGAATGACAATCGTTCTGCACCCGGACAACGACTGGGCGACGGAAATGACGGTGGAAGAAGTAGAATCTCTCTTTATTTCCGGAGCTATTGATGGAGACGATGAAGTAATGTGGTCTGACATTAATTCGGAATGGCCGGATGAAGAAGTCAATCAATATGGACCGAATGAAAATCATGGAACGTACGAATTTTTCGTAGAAGAACTGATCGATGAGCAGGACCTCGTTGACGGGATTAACCTTCAGCAGGATTACTCCACGCTTGTTGAGCTGGTCTCAGAGGACGAAAATGCGATCGGATTCTTCGGATTCGGTTACTACGAAGGCAATACCGATTCTCTTGGAGTTGTTTCCATCGACTTTGGAGAAGGAAACATTACTCCATCACTGGATAATATCGATCTGGAAGGCGACTACGCACCTTATACCCGCCAGGTGTTTACCAACCTGAATCTTAACGCCGCGAGTGAAAATCCGGCCGTGAAAGATTTTGCCCGCTACGTTTTTGAAGTAGGCGGTGAGCTGGCGCCGGAGACTGGATTCGCTCCGCTTCCGGAAGAAGAGCTGGATGAATACCAGGAGGAAGTCGAAGCAATCGAATAA
- the pstC gene encoding phosphate ABC transporter permease subunit PstC, giving the protein MANSMNVHEMIKDKRQKSRRHKLEKAIPFLLFLAASVSVVTTVGILLTLIVETVMFFSEVSFREFFLSTEMSPLNPSNPTFSILPLLSATLLSTIIAMLVAIPIGLSTAVYLSEYATDRARRVLKPMVEVLAGIPTIVYGFFAFTFVTPVLREIIPILDRTNILSPGIVMGIMIIPMVASLSEDALSAVPNQMREGAMAFGATKFEATVKIVIPAAISGIIASFVLGISRAIGETMIVTIASGSTKNLTFDITQSMQTMTAYIVEVTSGDAGAGTTAYYSLYAVAITLFIFTLSMNMLAKYISKRYREVY; this is encoded by the coding sequence ATGGCTAATTCAATGAACGTTCACGAAATGATTAAAGATAAAAGACAGAAAAGCCGCCGGCACAAGCTGGAAAAAGCAATACCGTTTCTATTATTTTTAGCGGCTTCGGTTTCTGTTGTTACAACGGTAGGAATTCTTCTTACCTTAATAGTAGAAACGGTCATGTTTTTTTCGGAGGTTTCCTTCAGGGAATTTTTCCTGTCGACGGAAATGAGTCCGCTCAACCCGAGTAATCCGACCTTCAGTATTCTGCCATTGCTCTCCGCTACGCTGTTATCTACGATTATAGCCATGCTGGTTGCGATTCCGATCGGATTATCTACAGCGGTTTACTTGAGTGAATATGCGACAGACCGGGCCCGCCGGGTACTGAAACCGATGGTGGAAGTACTTGCAGGAATCCCTACGATCGTATACGGCTTTTTCGCTTTTACGTTCGTCACACCCGTGCTGCGGGAAATTATACCGATTCTTGACCGGACGAACATTTTAAGTCCGGGTATTGTAATGGGGATTATGATTATCCCGATGGTCGCTTCTTTATCGGAAGATGCGCTCAGCGCTGTGCCGAATCAAATGCGCGAAGGCGCGATGGCATTCGGGGCAACGAAATTTGAAGCAACAGTAAAAATTGTTATTCCGGCTGCGATTTCCGGTATCATTGCATCTTTCGTTCTCGGTATTTCCCGTGCGATTGGAGAAACAATGATTGTCACTATAGCCAGCGGAAGTACGAAAAATTTAACGTTCGATATTACCCAGTCGATGCAGACGATGACGGCCTATATCGTCGAAGTGACGAGCGGGGACGCCGGAGCTGGAACAACTGCCTACTACAGTCTTTACGCAGTGGCGATTACGTTGTTTATTTTTACACTTTCGATGAATATGCTCGCCAAATATATCTCAAAGCGCTACCGGGAGGTGTACTAA
- a CDS encoding KTSC domain-containing protein, whose translation MIEWAELNSGGIKKIGYDSMQKQLHVRHEDDHYIIYYQVRETEYIGMLSSSNMKTFYEKNIKGRFPSSEVNA comes from the coding sequence ATGATAGAATGGGCAGAATTAAACAGCGGCGGCATCAAGAAGATCGGCTACGACTCGATGCAGAAACAGCTTCATGTCCGTCACGAAGATGATCATTATATTATTTATTACCAGGTAAGAGAGACAGAATATATCGGCATGCTTTCTTCTTCCAACATGAAAACTTTCTATGAAAAAAATATTAAAGGCAGGTTCCCCTCTTCAGAAGTAAACGCCTGA
- a CDS encoding NAD(P)-binding domain-containing protein, giving the protein MKQHAAWGTAGIGKLGTALITQWMKQDLETGLYHPDAEKAKKAAKNLSTKVLKKDDLAKLDYLVLALPADQILPFVKDLKKAGVQLEETVLINMATKQETAELRETYPELQWASVKYIGHAESLRRDGSGLFITEETDEHLRDRFSRIGHVETAAEETAEKVNQLATSQAVLAAIKLEKQMEEEGWNDVYIKHALRSLFPEVIRAYADGKLGRFGQKIVEEMDKK; this is encoded by the coding sequence ATGAAACAACATGCAGCCTGGGGCACAGCCGGTATCGGAAAACTCGGAACAGCACTGATCACGCAGTGGATGAAGCAGGATTTGGAGACGGGACTCTATCACCCGGATGCGGAAAAGGCGAAGAAAGCAGCGAAAAATTTATCGACTAAAGTCTTGAAAAAAGATGACCTGGCGAAGCTGGATTACCTCGTTTTGGCGCTTCCTGCCGATCAGATACTACCGTTTGTTAAGGATCTTAAAAAAGCCGGCGTCCAGCTTGAGGAGACGGTACTGATTAATATGGCGACCAAACAGGAGACAGCGGAGCTTCGGGAAACGTATCCGGAACTGCAGTGGGCTTCTGTAAAATATATCGGTCATGCAGAAAGCCTGAGGCGGGATGGGAGCGGACTGTTTATTACAGAAGAGACAGATGAACATCTCCGGGACCGGTTTTCGAGAATTGGACATGTGGAAACAGCGGCCGAAGAGACAGCGGAAAAAGTAAATCAACTAGCTACTTCCCAAGCCGTACTGGCGGCCATAAAGCTGGAAAAACAGATGGAGGAGGAAGGGTGGAATGACGTGTATATAAAGCACGCTCTCCGCTCTCTTTTTCCGGAAGTGATCCGGGCTTATGCAGACGGAAAGCTGGGCCGCTTCGGTCAAAAAATCGTCGAAGAAATGGACAAAAAATAA
- the phoU gene encoding phosphate signaling complex protein PhoU, with amino-acid sequence MIRTQFLSELERLKQEIFHLGKDVEKTFTRTAEAMSDYQTGVLHEIIEADENINEQELNINEEATLMIAKQQPVASDLRHIIVCLKVSSDLERMGDLSVDMAKAFLHMPSHDAFKHYKDELAVFEEKVRYMITHVMAAYDELNVLKAQQIAALDDEVDEAYGAFVKELFRSDFTADQIAQLAFIARYMERIGDYCTNIAEWIIYEVNGKRFDLN; translated from the coding sequence ATGATCCGCACACAGTTTTTATCCGAGTTGGAAAGGCTGAAACAGGAAATTTTTCATCTGGGAAAAGATGTTGAAAAAACGTTTACTAGAACAGCGGAAGCGATGTCCGATTACCAGACAGGCGTCCTGCACGAAATTATTGAAGCAGATGAAAATATAAACGAACAGGAATTGAATATAAACGAAGAAGCTACGCTGATGATAGCGAAGCAGCAGCCCGTCGCTTCCGACCTGCGGCACATTATCGTATGCCTGAAAGTGTCCAGTGATCTGGAGCGCATGGGAGATTTGAGTGTCGATATGGCCAAAGCATTTCTGCACATGCCTTCTCATGACGCGTTTAAGCATTATAAGGACGAACTTGCTGTTTTTGAAGAAAAAGTCCGCTATATGATCACTCACGTGATGGCTGCTTACGATGAATTGAATGTGCTTAAAGCCCAGCAGATTGCGGCACTTGATGATGAAGTGGACGAAGCCTACGGAGCATTCGTAAAAGAACTGTTCCGTTCGGATTTCACGGCTGATCAAATTGCCCAGCTGGCCTTTATTGCAAGATATATGGAAAGAATCGGGGATTACTGCACGAACATCGCCGAATGGATCATTTACGAAGTGAACGGAAAACGATTCGACCTAAACTAG
- the pstA gene encoding phosphate ABC transporter permease PstA: protein MEYIDQKDIQKRMPKRLAVNKIVRGIFFASTVFGLVVLAILLYDVISDAYGWLTWDFLTSVMSFDPANAGIIGAISGTLWLMMIVGPFTMIIGVASAIYLEEYAKRGRLQTFIETNISNLAGVPSIVFGLLGLTVFVRILGFGSVVLAGGLTMSLLVLPIVIVAAQEALRAVPSYLREASFGMGATKWQTVRNVVLPAALPSILTGMILAMSRAIGETAPLIALGIPALLIPLPSSVFDSFTVLPVQIYYWTIDAALEAEYLFLAAATIIVLLVILFILNSTAILIRNKFQKRF from the coding sequence ATGGAATATATTGACCAGAAAGATATTCAGAAGAGAATGCCGAAACGGCTCGCTGTAAATAAAATAGTGCGTGGAATTTTCTTTGCCTCCACGGTTTTCGGTCTCGTTGTTCTCGCCATTCTTCTTTATGACGTAATCTCGGACGCCTACGGCTGGCTGACCTGGGATTTCTTAACGAGCGTCATGTCCTTTGATCCCGCCAATGCAGGTATAATCGGAGCCATATCCGGAACGCTCTGGCTGATGATGATTGTGGGGCCCTTTACGATGATTATCGGCGTAGCCAGTGCCATTTACCTCGAGGAATATGCGAAACGCGGGCGTCTGCAGACGTTCATTGAAACAAACATTTCCAATCTTGCCGGTGTTCCGTCGATCGTGTTCGGTCTTCTCGGTCTCACCGTGTTTGTAAGGATTCTCGGCTTCGGTTCAGTGGTACTTGCCGGCGGCTTGACGATGTCGCTGCTCGTGCTTCCCATTGTCATCGTGGCAGCACAGGAAGCGCTGCGCGCCGTGCCTTCCTATTTGAGAGAAGCATCCTTTGGAATGGGAGCGACGAAATGGCAGACAGTGAGAAATGTCGTTCTGCCGGCTGCACTTCCAAGTATTTTAACAGGAATGATTCTTGCTATGTCGCGTGCAATCGGAGAAACAGCTCCGCTGATAGCACTCGGTATTCCGGCACTGCTCATCCCGCTGCCGTCGAGCGTTTTTGACAGCTTTACCGTACTGCCGGTACAGATTTATTACTGGACAATTGATGCTGCATTGGAAGCGGAATATCTGTTTCTGGCAGCCGCGACGATTATCGTCCTGCTCGTTATTTTGTTTATTTTAAATTCAACGGCTATTCTGATCCGCAATAAATTCCAGAAACGTTTTTAA